In the Quercus lobata isolate SW786 chromosome 5, ValleyOak3.0 Primary Assembly, whole genome shotgun sequence genome, one interval contains:
- the LOC115990470 gene encoding uncharacterized protein LOC115990470, protein MYNEIEENYDDVAISTFKRGLPTEHGLRKFLTGKLVTSVHQLMDRIDKYKRVDEDQQTGKGKAKVVPQERGDFRSDRFNNSNRPRRDYSEQSGSTGAQAIHAVFREPLYKILEKVKNELFFHWPSRMVGDPAKRNQNLYCEYHQELGHTTDNCRNLKNHLNQLVREGKLRHLLHHPVGWQEQSNVETR, encoded by the coding sequence ATGTATAACGAGATAGAGGAAAATTACGATGACGTCGCCATTAGCACATTCAAGAGGGGCCTGCCAACAGAGCATGGTTTAAGAAAGTTTCTAACTGGGAAACTGGTTACCAGCGTGCACCAACTCATGGACAGAATCGACAAGTACAAGAGAGTCGATGAGGACCAACAGACGGGAAAAGGCaaagcgaaggttgtccctcaggagagggGGGACTTCAGGTCAGACCGCTTTAACAATAGTAACCGGCCGAGAAGGGATTACTCGGAGCAATCTGGATCCACAGGGGCACAAGCAAtccatgctgtgttccgagaaccattATATAAGATCCTAGAGAAAGTGAAGAACGAATTGTTCTTTCATTGGCCAAGTAGGATGGTAGGCGATCCCGCGAAACGTAACCAGAATCTGTATTGCGAATATCACCAAGAGCTAGGCCACACCACCGATAACTGCAGGAATCTGAAAAACCACTTGAACCAGCTGGTCCGAGAGGGAAAGCTGAGACACCTCTTGCATCATCCTGTTGGATGGCAGGAGCAGTCGAACGTCGAAACAAGGTAA